TTTTGACTGTTCTAagcattaaaatataaaatataaaatgctgAACAATCTTAGAGATTTAGACGGTTTAATAGCTGATGAGGTTTCAGTTTCTTAAAATGGGAAGTTGATGCCTTTGGTGTGATTCTTCTTGCAGACAATCAGTTACATGGCAGAGCGTGTTGTGGGGACTGGCTCATTTGGAATTGTTTTCCAGGTATCCTAGTGTTATGTTTGTAGCTCATCCTACATGTTTATCTGTCATGTCATTTGCctaatatttctcttttcttagGCAAAGTGCTTGGAAACTGGAGAGACTGTAGCTATAAAGAAGGTTTTGCAAgataaaagatataaaaatcGGGAACTGCAGTTAATGCGTGTAATGGATCATCCAAATGTGATTTCTCTGAAGCATTGTTTCTTTTCCACCACTAGTAAAAATGAACTTTTTCTCAACCTGGTTATGGAATATGTCCCCGAGACCATGTATCGGGTCTTGAAGCATTACAGCAATGCAAATCAGAGAATGCCACTAATCTATGTGAAGCTCTACTTGTACCAGGTATACATGATGGTTTCCTATATTGTTGCGTTATCACACATTCTTCCAGATATTAACCATGGAATGTCTTCAGATTTTTAGGGGGCTGGCTTATGTACACACTGTTCCTGGCGTTTGCCATAGGGATTTGAAGCCCCAAAATATTTTGGTACgcttcccttttatttttaactgGAATTAGAACTTGGGActgaaatttgttaaaatagaaatgaacagtcaatttgttacttttatttGTTAAGAAGATTAAAATTACAATGCTGTAACTGGTTTTACTGACTATATTTGGCTTTCTACAGGTTGATCCTCTCACTCACCAGGTTAAGCTTTGTGATTTTGGAAGTGCAAAAATGCTAGTATGTTGACCTCTTTTCCTCCAATATTCAAAAGTTTCCTCCTGTTTCTGCATTTCTTTTATGTTACAATTGGCCAATTATTTATGCTCCAATTATCTTTAGGATGTCCACCTGTTGGTAACTTATCATTCTCATAAACATTCACGTAATTTTTCTTCTGAGAGATTTGATTGGTGAAATTGTGGTATATTTTTATTCTAAGTGATTGCAGTTAAGTTATAGGTTTGAAGTTCCATGTTGAGCATAGAAAAAACAGCTCCAAAAAGTGTCAAACTGTTTAATACCTGCCAATATATATTGTCCTTCCTGCTACAATGTGACATTTGTGTAGCAGTGAGAGCAAGATGGGTCATGCTTTTTATTTGTGAGCTTCCTCGTTTTATCAACAGTCAGAAATAGATATATTTTCTCAGGTTTTTCTGGTTAGGGGGTTGGTTACATACCTACAGTTATTAAAATAGGTGTCAGAAACTATGAGCTTGGACAGGATAGAATGGCGGAGAAGAATACATGTTGATCCTGATTAGTTTGTTGAGAATCAAATTTTGGAAccaaggctttgttgttttggggggggggggggggtggggttaCATTTTGTGGGTGCTAGTGGATTTGTCATTTGTGTCTTTAAGCTCCCTAGTTGGCAAATTTTTTACTCTGTATTTGTAGAGACGATTTGTGTGATTGCTGATCATTTTATGTTACCAAATATGATTCTATTCTTTAGTCTgttttctaatatattttttccattattCACCATAACTTTACTTTTTGATCAGGTCAAAGGCGAAGCAAACATATCATACATATGTTCCCGATTCTATCGGGCTCCAGAACTTATTTTTGGTGCCACAGAATATACAACCTCAATAGATATCTGGTCTGCTGGTTGTGTCCTTGCTGAGCTTCTTCTGGGTCAGGTTAGTTGTTCCCCCCTTCCCAATTTTAACTTTCCAGCAGTCTTCACAAGGTaagtttttctttattgtaAGTTGTCTTATATCTGACctatttgttttataatttttgtagcCACTGTTTCCTGGAGAAAACGCAGTGGACCAGCTAGTAGAAATTATCAAGGTTTGGTTTGATTGTCAATGCTTCAATGCATGCAATTCTAGTGATCATGTGTAGACTTCTAATGTTGTTATTTGTACAGGTTCTTGGTACACCAACTCGTGAAGAAATACGTTGCATGAATCCAAATTATACCGATTTTAGGTTTCCACAGATAAAAGCGCACCCTTGGCACAAGGTTTGCATTTCATTTCCTTCAGTCACGAGATTAAGTTGATATGAGGAGGTGTTGTCCGACTTTTGTATTTAGACTTTTTTAGCAAATATATGTTCATTCTTGCTTATGTTATTTGCATGTTAGATGTTTGTAAACCTAAGGCTCTTAATGATGCAAACATTAGCTTGATTATTCTGATACCAATTATATTGGTCCTCTAACATAGTCGGCAGTgaatttcacttaaattttttttttttaaagaatttggCAGTACATTTCAGCTCAGTTTTAAGTTTCTGGATTTAGGTTTTCCACAAAAGAATGCCTCCGGAAGCAATTGATCTGGCTTCACGACTGCTGCAATACTCTCCTAGTCTTCGCTGCACAG
The sequence above is drawn from the Castanea sativa cultivar Marrone di Chiusa Pesio chromosome 5, ASM4071231v1 genome and encodes:
- the LOC142633767 gene encoding shaggy-related protein kinase eta is translated as MADDKEISGPVVDGNDPTGHIISTTIGGKNGEPKQTISYMAERVVGTGSFGIVFQAKCLETGETVAIKKVLQDKRYKNRELQLMRVMDHPNVISLKHCFFSTTSKNELFLNLVMEYVPETMYRVLKHYSNANQRMPLIYVKLYLYQIFRGLAYVHTVPGVCHRDLKPQNILVDPLTHQVKLCDFGSAKMLVKGEANISYICSRFYRAPELIFGATEYTTSIDIWSAGCVLAELLLGQPLFPGENAVDQLVEIIKVLGTPTREEIRCMNPNYTDFRFPQIKAHPWHKVFHKRMPPEAIDLASRLLQYSPSLRCTALEACAHPFFDELREPNARLPNSRPLPPLFNFKQELSGASPELVNKLIPDHVKRQIGLSLLHPAGT